Proteins found in one Anoplolepis gracilipes chromosome 7, ASM4749672v1, whole genome shotgun sequence genomic segment:
- the LOC140667950 gene encoding uncharacterized protein isoform X3 yields MILLEEADLYAVINCLKIEDVSSLSKIWVHESIKQTFQLHIIKNFEDLSVPIYIFQSKRELLTAEILIDSQLRILSIWSEDIVTARNLAMSVKNQHVIFINTHMNFCAGILLPYGVLYDLDYSATPRIKKIMDEKYKCIISSHINIKLNEFSKFYELFYNGTWQKPLQQTYFHWIDNNILLADATREDVMRCKESALKGFKIWSAESINSRMAVLFRLALILESKGEFLLADTVSKWLKLPYFCINTLTRHETEQFEITKVRQPRSVVLLEEKDNVTMFRELTQTLIAGNSIIVMCNPDLCTLAPYCDVFSTARIPPGVINLLSTTHKEYSMADLTKLNPGEVYSKLTMNNTRSPFYVYNRCYEKITINLSKAFTSLIVEIKLITSIIIMYKRVKVINKCYTRLEYKDNKSEALEKISTLSKELKFKDTHDFSHRFHKTATLIKRNLKVFMAGCEHIDVITTIVDYLIYFAVNFKIDNASEIKSNDEIIILIMLTIYNMYKDDVIQLFLETVIIKESQLQIYNNYKAIIRLNIKIIILEDSDLYAVINCLKIRNVLFHLDKIWIQESREQIFKWFLKKYVEDLHIKLYTFRSRQELLILDTSEYNVHIVSIWSEDITAAKKLAESLNQHVVFINSYMDFCPGIVLPYKDIYCKSPNQVFNLREVYKRVYTNPIDPTAHKGLLYDLFYDGMWQKPKKNTYWIHNNILLANATCVDIVECINSAEKGFKICSTMSSDSKKEMLSKFAHTLECTGKFLLAKIVLELINRLYFNRDLIKCYQTERFEVIKTRKPQGITILQEMDGEVALFYDLIENIIIGNSVIVICNPDLCILASYCDMFKMCGIPPGVINLLSSENTDFRYDNVSTLTNQYESFSIVKHIVVSRK; encoded by the exons ATGATACTTCTCGAAGAAGCAGATTTGTATGCAGTTATTAACTGTCTGAAAATTGAAGACGTGTCttctttaagtaaaatttggGTCCACGAATCAATAAAACAGACTTTTCaattgcatataataaaaaattttgaggaTTTAAGTGttcctatttatatatttcaatcaaagCGAGAATTACTTACGgcagaaatattaatagattctCAACTAAGAATACTGTCTATATGGTCAGAAGATATTGTTACTGCAAGAAATTTAGCAATGTCTGTGAAg aatCAGCAcgttatattcataaatacaCACATGAATTTTTGCGCTGGTATCTTACTTCCTTATGGAGTATTATATGACTTGGATTATTCGGCGACCCcacgtattaaaaaaataatggatgaaaaatataaatgcataataagttcacatataaatataaaacttaatgagttttctaaattttatgaattgttttataatggCACGTGGCAGAAACCTTTACAACAAACATATTTTCATTggatagataataatattttattggcaGATGCTACAAG GGAAGATGTTATGAGATGTAAGGAGTCAGCTTTAAAAGGATTTAAAATTTGGAGTGCTGAGTCCATTAATTCTAGAATGGCTGTATTATTCCGTCTTGCATTAATATTAGAATCCAAGgg tgaATTTTTATTAGCAGATACAGTGTCAAAATGGCTTAAATTGCCATATTTCTGTATAAATACTTTAACTCGTCATGAAACTGAACAATTTGAAATAACAAAGGTTCGTCAGCCAAGGAGTGTTGTTCTTCTTGAAGAGAAAGATAATGTTACCATGTTTCGTGAATTAACGCAAACTTTAATTGCTGGCAATTCTATTATTGTGATGTGTAATCCAGATTTGTGTACTCTGGCACCATATTGTGACGTGTTTTCAACAGCCAGAATACCACCAGGTGTTATAAATCTCTTGTCCACTACGCACAAAGAATACTCTATGGCAGATTTGACGAAATTAAACCCTGGGGAAGTATATTCAAAGCTTACTATGAACAA CACAAGGTCGCCTTTTTATGTTTACAATCGATGTTATGAGAAAATAACGATCAATCTCTCAAAGGCGTTTACTTCTttaattgttgaaataaaattaataacgagtattattatcatgtataaGCGAgtgaaagttataaataaatgttatactcgtttagaatataaagacaataaaagt gAAGCACTAGAAAAAATATCCACTTTGTCcaaggaattaaaatttaaggatACTCATGACTTTTCACATAg ATTTCACAAGACAGCAACGTTAATAAAAAGGAATTTGAAAGTTTTTATGGCAGGTTGCGAACATATAGATGTAATTACCACTATTGTTGATTACTTGATTTATTTTGCTGTGAATTTTAAGATCGATAATGCGTCTG AAATAAAGAGTAATGATGagataatcatattaataatgctTACAATCTACAATATGTATAAGGACGATGTAATTCAACTATTTTTGGAAACTGTCATCAT caaGGAATCACaactgcaaatatataataattataaagcaattatac gcttaaatattaaaataataattctcgaAGATTCAGACTTGTATGCGGTTATTAACTGTCTGAAAATTAGAAACGTTTTGTttcatttagataaaatttggaTCCAAGAATCAAGAGAACAGATTTTTAAATggtttttaaagaaatatgttgAGGATTTGCACATAAAGCTTTATACATTTCGATCAAGACAAGAATTACTTATACTCGATACATCTGAATATAATGTGCACATAGTCTCCATATGGTCAGAAGATATTACAGCTGCAAAAAAATTAGcagaatctttaaat caACATGTTGTATTCATAAATTCATACATGGACTTTTGTCCTGGTATCGTACTTccatacaaagatatatactGCAAATCACCTAACCAGGTTTTCAATTTAAGAGAGGTGTATAAACGTGTATATACAAATCCAATTGATCCAACTGCACATAAAGGTTTATTATATGATCTATTTTATGATGGCATGTGGCAAAAACctaagaaaaatacatattggatacataataacattttattggcAAATGCAACATG TGTAGATATTGTGGAGTGTATCAATTCAGCTGAAAAaggatttaaaatttgcaGTACTATGTCCAGTGATTCTAAAAAGGAAATGTTATCTAAGTTTGCACACACACTAGAATGCACTGG taaatttttattggcCAAAATAGTATTAGAATTGATAAATaggttatattttaatagagattTAATAAAGTGTTATCAAACTGAAAGATTTGAAGTAATAAAAACTCGTAAGCCACAAGGCATTACTATTCTTCAGGAGATGGACGGGGAAGTTGCTTTGTTTTATGacttaatagaaaatataattattggcAATTCAGttattgtaatatgtaatcCAGATTTGTGTATTCTGGCGTCATATTGTGACATGTTTAAAATGTGTGGAATACCTCCGGGTGTTATAAATCTCTTATCAAGTGAAAACACTGACTTTAGATATGATAACGTATCCACACTAACTAATCAGTATGAAAGTTTTTCTATAGTCAAGCATATTGTGGTTTctcgtaaataa